A region of Streptomyces sp. NBC_01750 DNA encodes the following proteins:
- a CDS encoding thiol-disulfide oxidoreductase DCC family protein, with protein MGTPAGTPVRPQARIPVRGLTVLYDAQCSLCVHLRSWLLRQRKLVPLDLVPAASDEARRRYPRLDHAGTLKEITVIGDRGQIYTGPAAWIVCLWALAEHRPKAHWLATPAGAPFVRVTMLAAAKYREATAAGAAVGTPCDDRCSIPG; from the coding sequence ATGGGCACCCCGGCCGGCACCCCGGTCCGCCCCCAGGCCCGCATCCCGGTCCGGGGACTGACCGTCCTGTACGACGCCCAGTGCTCGCTCTGTGTGCACCTGCGGAGTTGGCTGCTGCGGCAGCGCAAACTCGTACCACTGGACCTGGTGCCCGCCGCGTCGGACGAGGCGCGGCGCAGATACCCCCGTCTCGACCACGCCGGAACCCTCAAAGAGATCACCGTCATCGGGGACAGGGGCCAGATCTACACCGGGCCCGCCGCCTGGATCGTCTGCCTCTGGGCCCTGGCCGAGCACCGGCCCAAGGCCCACTGGCTCGCCACTCCGGCGGGTGCCCCCTTCGTACGCGTCACGATGCTCGCGGCGGCCAAATACCGCGAGGCGACCGCGGCGGGAGCGGCCGTCGGTACGCCCTGCGACGACCGGTGCTCCATCCCCGGTTAG
- a CDS encoding DUF4132 domain-containing protein, protein MTAMTDGLETRLYEAGWQERTGEGRPVRELLESLEEPEQRQAALWFHQNVIDGGADEVNREALGWMASRQLDWTAQQADELLGRLAGKDAQVDLPTLLGEFVPLVGPALAAARAAGAYDRGLVRSLRRWMPFAGVRSETMREQLDELAGTEPDATGLSDELLDAFDDYGPAMRAAHGALLAAPGVNDLLWHCMGQDKLRATKRWRKEAAALLDRAEGGPGVVRALLEGMAGQREHSVAAPAWVGPYTVRGIAAEGNTRLLRGLLWAAADVEADWVVPAVGAVALNSGTGTGGSGGDCRSGRLATTAVAVLSAFGGTQGEQAVDRLGRLQRKIRNRTVLKGITASLQAVAERGGITPSMLRERAVPSVGLDARGIREEPLGDYTAVLSITAFATATLSFRGPQGRVLKSAPKAVREEFGEQLTQVRAALKQLRALLPVERARLEEHLMAGTQWASGDWKRYYIDHPVTGAMARGLLWETSADGGEPWIAGLPERTAGGWVLVGADGTAAPVTDSAVLRLWHPVRADADEIRIWREELAERELRQPFKQAFREVYPLTPAEEETRAYSNRFAGHILRYNQAKALMVERGWLGNHLGYFSDGYAAEMVRELPRAGQLNTSDGVFWRARFHLELAEQRSDGGTASLCSTDQLRFERRHGARGPWERADLTAVPPLVLTEAMRDADLFVGVASIGADPQWRDRGEERAYDGYWEGWAFGELGESARIRRESLARLLPRTRIADRVELTDRFLRVRGELRTYKIHLGSGNILMEPNDAYLCIVVDRSAVGGSGERLFLPFEEDGGQLSVIMSKAFLLADDERITDRTITAQLRRDR, encoded by the coding sequence ATGACGGCGATGACGGACGGCCTGGAGACCCGGCTGTACGAGGCGGGGTGGCAGGAGCGCACGGGCGAGGGGCGGCCGGTGCGGGAGCTCCTGGAGTCCCTGGAGGAGCCCGAGCAGCGGCAGGCCGCGCTCTGGTTCCACCAGAACGTCATCGACGGCGGCGCGGACGAGGTCAATCGGGAGGCGCTGGGCTGGATGGCGTCGCGGCAGCTCGACTGGACCGCGCAGCAGGCCGACGAGCTGCTCGGGCGGCTGGCCGGCAAGGATGCCCAGGTCGATCTGCCCACCCTGTTGGGGGAGTTCGTGCCGCTGGTGGGGCCCGCACTGGCGGCGGCCCGCGCGGCGGGGGCGTACGACCGGGGGCTGGTGCGGTCGCTGCGCCGATGGATGCCGTTCGCGGGGGTCCGGTCCGAGACGATGCGGGAGCAGCTCGACGAGCTGGCGGGGACGGAGCCCGACGCCACCGGGCTGTCGGACGAGCTGCTCGACGCCTTCGACGATTACGGACCCGCGATGCGGGCGGCCCACGGCGCGCTGCTCGCCGCTCCCGGCGTCAACGACCTCCTGTGGCACTGCATGGGGCAGGACAAGCTGCGCGCCACCAAGCGGTGGCGCAAGGAGGCGGCGGCGCTGCTGGACCGCGCGGAGGGCGGTCCCGGCGTGGTACGGGCGCTGCTGGAGGGGATGGCGGGGCAGCGGGAGCATTCGGTGGCGGCGCCCGCCTGGGTCGGCCCGTACACCGTGCGGGGGATCGCGGCGGAGGGCAACACCCGGCTGCTGCGCGGGCTGTTGTGGGCGGCCGCGGACGTCGAGGCGGACTGGGTGGTGCCGGCCGTCGGCGCGGTCGCGCTCAACTCAGGCACGGGGACGGGCGGTTCCGGCGGCGACTGCCGCAGCGGCAGGTTGGCCACGACCGCGGTCGCAGTGCTCTCGGCCTTCGGCGGCACACAGGGCGAGCAGGCCGTCGACCGGCTCGGCCGGCTCCAGCGCAAGATCCGCAACCGCACGGTGCTCAAAGGCATCACCGCCTCCCTGCAGGCTGTCGCCGAGCGCGGTGGAATCACGCCGTCGATGCTCAGGGAGCGGGCCGTGCCGTCCGTCGGCCTCGATGCCCGCGGCATCCGCGAGGAGCCTCTCGGCGACTACACCGCGGTGCTGTCGATCACCGCTTTCGCGACGGCCACGCTCTCCTTCCGGGGGCCGCAGGGCCGGGTGCTCAAGTCCGCGCCGAAGGCGGTCCGGGAGGAATTCGGCGAACAACTGACACAGGTCCGCGCCGCGCTGAAGCAGCTGCGCGCGCTCCTGCCGGTCGAGCGCGCGCGGCTCGAGGAGCATCTGATGGCGGGCACCCAGTGGGCGTCCGGCGACTGGAAGCGGTACTACATCGACCATCCGGTGACCGGCGCGATGGCCCGCGGCCTGCTCTGGGAGACGAGCGCGGACGGCGGCGAGCCGTGGATCGCCGGACTGCCTGAGCGTACGGCGGGCGGCTGGGTGCTGGTCGGGGCGGACGGCACGGCGGCCCCGGTGACGGACAGCGCCGTGCTGCGGCTCTGGCACCCCGTGCGCGCCGACGCCGACGAGATACGGATCTGGCGCGAGGAGCTCGCCGAGCGCGAGCTCCGTCAGCCGTTCAAGCAGGCCTTCCGGGAGGTCTATCCGCTCACCCCGGCCGAGGAGGAGACGCGCGCCTACTCCAACCGCTTCGCCGGCCACATCCTGCGCTACAACCAGGCGAAGGCGCTGATGGTGGAGCGCGGCTGGCTGGGCAACCACCTGGGGTACTTCAGCGACGGATACGCGGCGGAGATGGTGCGGGAGCTGCCGCGCGCCGGTCAGCTGAACACCTCCGACGGCGTGTTCTGGCGCGCCCGGTTCCATCTCGAGCTGGCCGAGCAGCGGTCGGACGGCGGTACGGCGTCCCTGTGCTCAACGGACCAGCTGCGCTTCGAGCGGCGGCACGGGGCACGTGGACCATGGGAGCGGGCCGACCTCACTGCCGTACCGCCGCTGGTGCTGACGGAGGCGATGCGGGACGCGGACCTGTTCGTCGGAGTCGCGTCGATCGGGGCGGACCCGCAGTGGCGGGACCGTGGTGAAGAGCGCGCGTACGACGGGTACTGGGAAGGCTGGGCGTTCGGCGAGCTCGGCGAATCGGCGCGGATACGGCGGGAGTCGCTGGCCCGGCTGCTGCCGCGGACCCGGATCGCGGACCGCGTGGAGCTCACGGACCGCTTCCTGCGAGTGCGCGGCGAGCTCCGCACGTACAAGATCCATCTCGGCTCGGGCAACATCCTGATGGAGCCCAACGACGCCTATCTCTGCATCGTGGTGGACCGGTCGGCGGTCGGCGGGAGCGGGGAGCGGCTCTTCCTTCCCTTCGAGGAGGACGGCGGGCAGCTGTCGGTGATCATGTCGAAGGCGTTTCTGCTTGCCGACGACGAGCGGATCACCGACCGCACGATCACGGCTCAGCTGAGGCGCGACAGGTAG
- a CDS encoding SMP-30/gluconolactonase/LRE family protein yields MDLEVQIMSSITRPSIYEILDDRFRTGRCANGDERLETLHDDCRWAEGPLYLPAWRQLIWSDIPNDRMLRWDEATGAISLFRSPAGHSNGNTLDREGRLINCEQGNRRVTRTEPDGTLTVLADRFEGKRLNSPNDAAVRSDGSVWFSDPDFGITSDYEGFRAESEIGACNVYRVDPATGEVRLVADGFGGPNGLVFSIDERQLYVSDTRAGQIRVFDVRENGTLSDGKVFAEAADGISRFDNIRFDDEGRLWAAAMDGGVHCYDPDGTLIGRIVVPEAVSNITFGGPKNNRLFITATTSLYSLVMSVTGARRRA; encoded by the coding sequence ATGGACTTGGAGGTCCAGATCATGTCCAGCATTACCCGCCCCTCGATATACGAGATCCTGGACGATCGCTTCCGTACCGGACGGTGCGCCAACGGCGACGAGCGGCTGGAGACGCTCCACGACGACTGCCGCTGGGCCGAGGGCCCGCTCTATCTGCCCGCCTGGCGGCAGCTGATCTGGAGCGACATCCCCAACGACCGCATGCTGCGCTGGGACGAGGCGACGGGCGCGATCAGCCTCTTCCGCTCTCCGGCCGGCCACAGCAACGGCAACACGCTCGACCGCGAGGGCCGGTTGATCAACTGCGAGCAGGGCAACCGGCGCGTGACCCGCACCGAACCGGACGGCACGCTCACCGTCCTCGCCGACCGCTTCGAGGGCAAGCGCCTCAACAGCCCGAACGACGCGGCCGTACGGTCCGACGGCTCGGTCTGGTTCTCCGACCCGGACTTCGGCATCACCAGCGACTACGAGGGCTTCCGCGCCGAGAGCGAGATCGGCGCCTGCAACGTCTATCGCGTGGATCCGGCGACGGGCGAGGTCCGCCTGGTCGCCGACGGCTTCGGCGGCCCCAACGGCCTGGTCTTCTCGATCGACGAGCGGCAGTTGTACGTCTCCGACACGCGCGCCGGCCAGATCCGCGTCTTCGACGTACGCGAGAACGGCACCCTCTCGGACGGCAAGGTCTTCGCCGAAGCGGCGGACGGCATCAGCCGTTTCGACAACATCCGCTTCGACGACGAGGGCCGGCTGTGGGCGGCCGCAATGGACGGCGGAGTGCACTGCTACGACCCGGACGGCACCCTGATCGGCCGGATCGTCGTCCCCGAGGCGGTCTCCAACATCACCTTCGGCGGTCCCAAGAACAACCGGCTGTTCATCACGGCGACGACGAGTCTGTACTCGCTGGTGATGTCGGTGACGGGTGCTCGGCGACGAGCATGA
- a CDS encoding Lrp/AsnC family transcriptional regulator, with protein sequence MDDIDRELVALLQQDATQAYSALGKAVGLSAGAAHERVRKLRERGVIRRTTVEVDPAALGRGVLAFVMVESSAWMGESGAAFAAISEIQEAHIIAGSASVLVKVRTATTEQLQDVLRRLYAIEGVSGTQATVSLETFFERPVSPGQD encoded by the coding sequence GTGGATGACATCGATCGTGAGCTCGTGGCCCTGCTCCAGCAGGACGCCACCCAGGCCTACTCCGCGCTGGGCAAGGCCGTCGGTCTCTCGGCCGGCGCCGCGCACGAGCGGGTGCGGAAACTGCGCGAGCGCGGTGTCATCCGCCGTACGACGGTGGAGGTGGACCCGGCGGCGCTGGGGCGAGGCGTACTCGCCTTCGTCATGGTCGAATCGTCCGCCTGGATGGGGGAGTCGGGCGCGGCGTTCGCGGCGATCTCCGAGATCCAGGAGGCGCACATCATCGCGGGCAGCGCGTCCGTACTGGTGAAGGTGCGCACCGCCACCACCGAGCAGCTCCAGGACGTACTGCGGCGGTTGTACGCCATCGAGGGCGTCAGCGGGACGCAGGCCACCGTCTCGCTGGAGACCTTCTTCGAGCGGCCGGTCTCCCCCGGTCAGGACTGA
- a CDS encoding DUF7737 domain-containing protein, producing MASVGNDPTWQDGGPGGRFREYWTSYGFGELSQSAAIRRELLTRLVPRLAIADRCTVDGRFLRVRGDRHAYRIHLGSGNVLIDPHERYLCIVPAVGSGAVNAGYLPFEGDRMLAVILSKAMMLARDTEITDATITSQL from the coding sequence GTGGCCTCCGTCGGCAACGACCCCACCTGGCAGGACGGCGGACCCGGCGGCCGCTTCCGGGAGTACTGGACCTCGTACGGCTTCGGCGAGCTGTCCCAATCAGCCGCGATCCGCCGCGAGTTGCTCACCCGGCTCGTGCCACGGCTTGCGATCGCCGACCGCTGCACGGTCGACGGCCGCTTCCTGCGGGTCCGCGGCGATCGGCACGCCTACCGGATCCATCTCGGCTCGGGCAACGTCCTGATCGATCCGCACGAGCGCTATCTGTGCATCGTCCCGGCGGTGGGCAGCGGCGCGGTGAACGCCGGATACCTGCCCTTCGAGGGTGACCGGATGCTCGCCGTGATCCTCAGCAAGGCGATGATGCTCGCCAGGGACACGGAGATCACCGACGCGACGATCACCAGCCAGCTCTAG
- a CDS encoding succinate dehydrogenase iron-sulfur subunit — translation MATPVMDKVQAESAASPYITVTFRIRRFNPEVSDEAQWQDFQIEIDPKERVLDALHKIKWDVDGTLTFRRSCAHGICGSDAMRINGKNRLACKTLIKDINPEKPITVEAIKGLTVLKDLVVDMEPFFQAFRDVMPFLITKGNEPTRERLQSPEDRARFDDTTKCILCAACTSSCPVFWNDGQYFGPAAIVNAHRFIFDSRDEAGEQRLEILNDKDGVWRCRTTFNCTDACPRGIEVTKAIQEVKRALITRRF, via the coding sequence ATGGCTACTCCCGTCATGGACAAGGTGCAGGCGGAGAGCGCCGCCTCGCCCTACATCACGGTCACCTTCCGGATCCGCCGCTTCAACCCCGAGGTCTCCGACGAGGCCCAGTGGCAGGACTTCCAGATCGAGATCGACCCCAAGGAGCGTGTACTCGACGCCCTCCACAAGATCAAGTGGGACGTCGACGGCACACTCACCTTCCGGCGCTCCTGCGCGCACGGCATCTGCGGCTCCGACGCGATGCGGATCAACGGCAAGAACAGGCTCGCCTGCAAGACGCTGATCAAGGACATCAACCCGGAGAAGCCGATCACGGTCGAGGCCATAAAGGGCCTGACGGTCCTCAAGGACCTGGTCGTGGACATGGAGCCGTTCTTCCAGGCTTTCCGCGATGTGATGCCGTTCCTCATCACCAAGGGCAACGAGCCGACCCGTGAGCGTCTGCAGAGCCCCGAGGACCGCGCGCGCTTCGACGACACCACCAAGTGCATCCTGTGCGCCGCGTGCACGTCCTCGTGCCCGGTGTTCTGGAACGACGGCCAGTACTTCGGGCCGGCGGCGATCGTGAACGCGCACCGCTTCATCTTCGACTCGCGTGACGAGGCCGGCGAGCAGCGGCTGGAGATCCTCAACGACAAGGACGGTGTGTGGCGTTGCCGCACGACGTTCAACTGCACGGACGCCTGCCCGCGCGGTATCGAGGTCACCAAGGCGATCCAGGAAGTGAAGCGCGCGCTGATCACGCGTCGTTTCTGA
- the sdhA gene encoding succinate dehydrogenase flavoprotein subunit, producing MKIHKYDTVIVGAGGAGMRAAIESTKRSRTAVLTKLYPTRSHTGAAQGGMAAALANVEEDNWEWHTFDTVKGGDYLVDQDAAEILAKEAIDAVLDLEKMGLPFNRTPDGTIDQRRFGGHSRNHGEAPVRRSCYAADRTGHMILQTLYQNCVKEGVEFFNEFYVLDQLITEVDGVKKSAGVVAYELATGEIHIFQAKAVIYASGGTGKFFKVTSNAHTLTGDGQAACYRRGLPLEDMEFFQFHPTGIWRMGILLTEGARGEGGILRNKDGERFMEKYAPVMKDLASRDVVSRSIYTEIREGRGCGPEGDHVFLDLTHLPPEQLDAKLPDITEFARTYLGIEPYTDPIPIQPTAHYAMGGIPTNVQGEVLRDNTTVVPGLYAAGEVACVSVHGANRLGTNSLLDINVFGKRAGIAAADYSAKADYVDLPEDPASLVVAQVERLRASTGTERVAEIRKELQETMDANVMVFRTEQTIKTAVEKIGELRERYLNVSVQDKGKRFNTDLLEAIELGNLLDLAEVMAVSALARKESRGGHYREDYPNRDDVNFMRHTMAYREVGDDGTESIRLDYKPVVQTRYQPMERKY from the coding sequence ATGAAGATCCATAAGTACGACACCGTCATCGTCGGCGCGGGCGGCGCCGGCATGCGCGCGGCCATCGAGTCGACCAAGCGCAGCCGTACCGCCGTACTGACGAAGCTGTACCCGACCCGCTCCCACACGGGCGCCGCGCAGGGTGGCATGGCCGCCGCGCTCGCCAACGTGGAGGAGGACAACTGGGAGTGGCACACCTTCGACACGGTCAAGGGCGGTGACTACCTGGTCGACCAGGACGCCGCCGAGATCCTGGCGAAGGAGGCCATCGACGCCGTCCTCGACCTGGAGAAGATGGGCCTGCCGTTCAACCGGACGCCGGACGGCACCATCGACCAGCGCCGCTTCGGCGGGCACTCGCGCAACCACGGCGAGGCGCCGGTCCGCCGGTCCTGCTACGCCGCGGACCGCACCGGCCACATGATCCTCCAGACGCTGTACCAGAACTGCGTCAAGGAGGGCGTGGAGTTCTTCAACGAGTTCTACGTCCTGGACCAGCTGATCACCGAGGTCGACGGCGTCAAGAAGTCGGCGGGTGTGGTCGCGTACGAGCTGGCCACCGGCGAGATCCACATCTTCCAGGCGAAGGCCGTCATCTACGCCTCGGGCGGCACCGGCAAGTTCTTCAAGGTGACCTCCAACGCGCACACCCTGACCGGTGACGGGCAGGCGGCCTGCTACCGGCGCGGACTGCCGCTGGAGGACATGGAGTTCTTCCAGTTCCACCCGACGGGCATCTGGCGCATGGGCATCCTGCTGACGGAGGGCGCCCGTGGTGAGGGCGGCATCCTCCGCAACAAGGACGGCGAGCGCTTCATGGAGAAGTACGCGCCCGTCATGAAGGACCTCGCCTCGCGTGACGTCGTCTCGCGCTCCATCTACACGGAGATCCGCGAGGGCCGCGGCTGCGGCCCCGAGGGTGACCACGTCTTCCTGGACCTGACCCACCTGCCGCCGGAGCAGCTGGATGCCAAGCTCCCGGACATCACCGAGTTCGCGCGTACGTACCTCGGCATCGAGCCCTACACGGACCCGATCCCGATCCAGCCGACCGCGCACTACGCCATGGGCGGCATCCCGACGAACGTCCAGGGTGAGGTCCTGCGGGACAACACCACCGTCGTTCCGGGTCTGTACGCCGCCGGTGAGGTCGCCTGCGTCTCGGTGCACGGGGCCAACCGCCTGGGCACCAACTCGCTGCTGGACATCAACGTCTTCGGCAAGCGGGCCGGCATCGCCGCGGCCGATTACTCGGCGAAGGCCGACTACGTCGACCTGCCCGAGGACCCGGCGTCGTTGGTCGTGGCCCAGGTCGAGCGGCTGCGCGCCTCCACCGGTACCGAGCGGGTCGCCGAGATCCGCAAGGAGCTGCAGGAGACCATGGACGCGAACGTCATGGTGTTCCGTACCGAGCAGACGATCAAGACCGCGGTCGAGAAGATCGGCGAGCTGCGCGAGCGCTACCTGAACGTCTCCGTCCAGGACAAGGGCAAGCGGTTCAACACCGACCTGCTGGAGGCCATCGAGCTGGGGAATCTGCTCGACCTGGCCGAGGTCATGGCCGTCTCCGCACTCGCCCGCAAGGAATCCCGCGGCGGTCACTACCGCGAGGACTACCCCAACCGCGACGACGTCAACTTCATGCGCCACACCATGGCGTACCGCGAGGTGGGCGACGACGGCACCGAGTCGATCCGGCTCGACTACAAGCCGGTCGTCCAGACCCGCTACCAGCCGATGGAGCGTAAGTACTGA
- a CDS encoding succinate dehydrogenase hydrophobic membrane anchor subunit — MSADTSSVIGPVEGVEPARRFDADNPAPYIEAPRRRTKKTPKSTRGNFEMAAWLFMRLSGVVLVVLVIGHLLIQLVLDGGVSKIGFAFVAGRWASPFWQTWDLLMLWLAMLHGANGLRTVINDYAERANTRLWLKGLLYTATVFTILLGTLVIFTFDPNIR; from the coding sequence ATGTCTGCTGACACCTCTTCCGTGATCGGTCCCGTCGAGGGCGTAGAGCCTGCGCGCCGATTCGACGCCGACAATCCGGCTCCGTACATCGAGGCGCCTCGCCGACGCACCAAGAAGACCCCGAAGTCGACCCGGGGCAACTTCGAGATGGCCGCATGGCTCTTCATGCGCCTGTCCGGTGTCGTCCTCGTCGTCCTGGTCATCGGCCACCTGCTGATCCAGCTCGTGCTCGACGGCGGCGTCTCCAAGATCGGCTTCGCCTTCGTGGCCGGCCGCTGGGCGTCCCCGTTCTGGCAGACCTGGGACCTGCTGATGCTGTGGCTCGCCATGCTGCACGGCGCCAATGGCCTCCGTACCGTCATCAACGACTACGCGGAGCGCGCCAACACGCGCCTGTGGCTCAAGGGCCTGCTGTACACCGCCACGGTGTTCACCATCCTTCTGGGCACGCTGGTGATCTTCACCTTCGACCCGAACATCCGCTAA
- the sdhC gene encoding succinate dehydrogenase, cytochrome b556 subunit produces MPAGTLYRGREGMWSWVAHRVTGVLIFFFLFVHVLDTALVRVSPEAYDSVVATYKTPIVALLEYGLVAAILFHALNGLRVIAVDFWSKGPRYQKQMFWTVMAIWFVLMVGALYPVLGHAVRELFGS; encoded by the coding sequence GTGCCGGCTGGAACGCTGTACCGCGGCCGGGAAGGAATGTGGTCCTGGGTGGCTCATCGAGTCACCGGCGTCCTCATCTTCTTCTTCCTGTTCGTACACGTGCTGGACACCGCTCTCGTCCGCGTCTCTCCCGAGGCGTATGACAGTGTCGTTGCCACGTACAAGACGCCGATCGTCGCGCTGCTGGAATACGGCCTGGTGGCCGCCATTCTCTTCCATGCGCTCAACGGCCTGCGTGTCATCGCTGTGGACTTCTGGTCCAAGGGCCCGCGCTACCAGAAGCAGATGTTCTGGACCGTCATGGCCATCTGGTTCGTGCTGATGGTGGGTGCCCTTTACCCGGTGCTCGGCCACGCCGTACGTGAACTGTTCGGGAGCTGA
- a CDS encoding 2-oxo-4-hydroxy-4-carboxy-5-ureidoimidazoline decarboxylase gives MPPSRPAVPFEEPTLSSESHAGLPKRPPTLHHTQRALTPSAIPSPRHGAPGLAHFNAAPADLAEAVLLGCCSSRRWAQRLVAHRPYPDLDALLAASDEAGYDLSPADLSEALADESSAGLHPGAPQAAQTALSAAHAAYESRFGHAFVISLHGYRPEEYLDQVLAGIRTRLAHEPDEERAVSAEELRGLTRSRLAHVVANHPESDVAGASR, from the coding sequence TTGCCTCCCAGCCGTCCTGCTGTCCCGTTCGAGGAGCCCACGCTGTCCAGCGAATCCCACGCCGGCCTCCCGAAGCGACCGCCGACACTCCACCACACCCAGCGGGCCCTCACCCCTTCGGCCATACCCTCCCCGCGGCACGGCGCGCCCGGCCTCGCTCATTTCAACGCCGCCCCCGCCGACCTGGCCGAAGCCGTACTGCTCGGCTGCTGCAGCAGCCGCCGCTGGGCCCAGCGGCTGGTCGCCCACCGGCCCTATCCCGACCTCGACGCGCTGCTCGCCGCCTCCGACGAGGCCGGCTACGACCTCTCCCCCGCCGACCTCTCCGAGGCACTCGCCGACGAGTCCTCCGCCGGTCTGCATCCCGGTGCGCCGCAGGCCGCGCAGACCGCGCTCTCCGCCGCCCACGCCGCGTACGAGAGCCGCTTCGGCCACGCCTTCGTGATCAGCCTGCACGGCTACCGCCCCGAGGAATACCTCGACCAGGTACTCGCCGGTATCCGCACCCGCCTCGCGCACGAGCCGGACGAGGAGCGGGCCGTTTCCGCCGAGGAGCTGCGCGGCCTCACCCGCTCCCGACTGGCGCATGTAGTGGCCAACCATCCGGAATCAGACGTCGCGGGGGCTTCCCGATAG
- a CDS encoding beta-N-acetylhexosaminidase, which produces MGGIRVTRQSERARVTGAIVAAAAAFSMTLTGCSSGEPGGTGGGVRGAGKTPVAAAPSPSRAYPLSKAPDTIPSVRTHEPARGPGWRPGTGGVVIAKGSEALADEGQLIAKEMKLGYRGAVPARAGDVELALATAAKGKPESYTVLTRGGRVRISGPDQAGVFYGTRTLKQAVRSGGAMPEGVVRDQPDRPQRGLMVDIARKHFTAGWIEDRLREMADLKMNQLGLHFSDDQGFRIASDTHPEIVSREHLTKDEVRRIVDFAARLHITVIPEIDSPGHLGAVLAAHPQLQLRDAAGRAVPGAIDVGQPASAKLVDELLKEYADLFPGAYWHLGGDEYQALVRKNPEASFPQLAALARQKYGPNARVQDLATAWVNDRAAVLRPLGRKLKAWNDGFFRGGVVAADKDLEVEYWTGKEIGARPPEEYLREGRRLINLNDEYMYYVLGQPNEFRYPTGRRIYEEWTPFVIRGTRPVPRTYSDQILGGRFAVWCDLSNAQTQDQVARGIAMPLRATSQKLWDPRPPMRSWQAFEQLAGKLG; this is translated from the coding sequence ATGGGAGGTATCCGAGTGACACGGCAATCTGAGCGCGCGCGGGTCACCGGCGCGATCGTTGCCGCAGCCGCGGCCTTCTCGATGACGCTGACCGGCTGCTCCAGCGGTGAACCCGGCGGAACGGGTGGCGGTGTACGGGGCGCAGGCAAGACACCCGTGGCCGCGGCGCCCTCGCCCTCCAGGGCCTACCCGCTTTCCAAGGCTCCCGACACCATTCCCTCCGTACGCACTCACGAGCCGGCCCGCGGTCCTGGCTGGCGGCCCGGGACCGGCGGGGTCGTCATCGCCAAGGGCAGCGAGGCCCTCGCCGACGAGGGGCAGCTGATAGCGAAGGAGATGAAGCTCGGCTACCGGGGCGCGGTTCCCGCCCGGGCCGGCGACGTCGAGCTGGCACTCGCGACGGCGGCGAAGGGCAAGCCCGAGTCGTACACCGTCCTCACCCGCGGCGGCCGGGTCAGGATCTCCGGTCCTGATCAGGCCGGGGTCTTCTACGGGACCCGGACGCTGAAGCAGGCGGTGCGGTCCGGGGGCGCGATGCCGGAAGGCGTCGTACGGGATCAGCCGGACCGGCCGCAGCGCGGGCTGATGGTCGACATCGCGCGCAAGCACTTCACGGCGGGCTGGATCGAGGACCGGCTGCGCGAGATGGCCGACCTCAAGATGAACCAGCTGGGCCTGCACTTCTCGGACGACCAGGGCTTCCGTATCGCCTCGGACACGCATCCCGAGATCGTCTCGCGCGAGCACCTGACCAAGGACGAGGTCCGGCGGATCGTGGACTTCGCCGCGCGGCTGCACATCACGGTCATCCCGGAGATCGACTCCCCGGGCCACCTCGGTGCGGTGCTGGCCGCCCATCCCCAGCTCCAGTTGCGGGACGCGGCCGGCAGGGCCGTGCCCGGGGCGATCGACGTCGGGCAGCCCGCGTCGGCGAAGCTGGTGGACGAGCTGCTGAAGGAGTACGCGGATCTGTTCCCCGGCGCGTACTGGCATCTCGGCGGGGACGAGTACCAGGCGCTGGTCAGGAAGAACCCCGAAGCGTCCTTCCCGCAGCTCGCAGCCCTCGCCCGCCAGAAGTACGGGCCGAACGCGCGGGTCCAGGACCTCGCGACCGCGTGGGTGAACGACCGGGCGGCGGTGCTGCGCCCGCTGGGCCGCAAGCTCAAGGCCTGGAACGACGGCTTCTTCCGGGGCGGTGTGGTCGCCGCGGACAAGGACCTCGAGGTCGAGTACTGGACCGGTAAGGAGATCGGGGCGCGGCCGCCGGAGGAGTATCTGCGCGAGGGCCGACGGCTGATCAATCTCAACGACGAGTACATGTACTACGTGCTGGGCCAGCCGAACGAGTTCCGCTACCCCACAGGCCGTCGGATCTACGAGGAGTGGACCCCGTTCGTGATCCGCGGCACCCGGCCGGTGCCCCGGACGTACTCGGACCAGATCCTGGGCGGCCGCTTCGCGGTCTGGTGCGACCTCTCCAATGCGCAGACCCAGGACCAGGTCGCACGCGGCATCGCCATGCCGCTGCGGGCGACGTCCCAGAAGCTGTGGGACCCGCGCCCTCCGATGCGCAGCTGGCAAGCCTTTGAGCAGCTGGCCGGGAAACTGGGCTGA